From the Accumulibacter sp. genome, one window contains:
- the rbfA gene encoding 30S ribosome-binding factor RbfA, with amino-acid sequence MAGNRSFSRRERVAEQIRRELADLIHSELRDPRVGMISLTEVAVSPDYAHAKVFFSSLGGSDHLASVMAGLEHAAGFLRTELGKRISLHMTPQLHFVFDQSLERGAQLSRLISEAAAISDHGDQSGHPEQS; translated from the coding sequence GTGGCGGGCAACAGGAGTTTTTCCCGTCGCGAGCGGGTTGCCGAGCAGATTCGGCGCGAGCTCGCCGACCTGATCCACAGCGAACTGCGCGATCCGCGGGTCGGCATGATCAGCCTGACCGAGGTCGCGGTCAGCCCCGATTACGCGCATGCCAAGGTCTTCTTCAGCAGCCTTGGCGGCAGCGACCATCTCGCTTCGGTGATGGCCGGCCTGGAGCATGCGGCCGGCTTTCTGCGCACCGAGCTGGGCAAGCGGATCAGCCTGCACATGACGCCGCAACTGCATTTCGTTTTCGATCAGTCGCTCGAACGCGGCGCGCAGCTGTCGCGCCTGATCAGCGAGGCGGCGGCGATTTCCGATCACGGTGACCAGTCCGGGCATCCCGAGCAATCGTGA
- a CDS encoding energy-coupling factor ABC transporter ATP-binding protein yields the protein MSLLAVHALTRSMAQRRLLAIDEFRLSAGEGCVLTGENGSGKSTLLRILAGIEAPDGGSGCFTGRPFGWCPYPDWLRRQVSYVHQQPYLFHTSVVDNISYGLRARGVPRAERERLVDEALSWARLRHLLATPPARLSGGEKQRLALARTWVLRPTLLLLDEPTASLDADSRRQTLELLRTFGDSGTTAVIACHDRDVIELPKLRRLDLVDGRIIG from the coding sequence ATGAGCCTGCTCGCCGTGCACGCGCTCACCCGGTCAATGGCCCAGCGGCGGTTGCTGGCGATCGACGAGTTCCGCCTGTCGGCCGGCGAAGGCTGCGTGCTGACCGGCGAGAACGGCAGCGGCAAGTCCACGCTGCTGCGCATTCTCGCCGGCATCGAAGCACCCGACGGCGGCAGCGGCTGCTTCACCGGCCGCCCCTTTGGCTGGTGTCCATACCCCGACTGGCTGCGCCGACAGGTCAGCTATGTGCATCAGCAACCCTACCTGTTCCACACCAGCGTCGTCGACAACATCAGCTACGGCCTGCGCGCCCGCGGCGTGCCCCGTGCCGAGCGCGAGCGACTGGTCGATGAGGCGCTGTCGTGGGCGCGCCTGCGCCACCTCCTCGCCACACCGCCCGCCCGGCTTTCCGGTGGCGAGAAGCAGCGCCTGGCACTGGCCCGCACCTGGGTGCTGCGACCGACGCTGCTGCTCCTCGACGAGCCGACCGCCAGCCTCGACGCCGATTCGCGGCGACAGACCCTCGAGCTGCTGCGCACTTTCGGCGACTCGGGGACGACGGCGGTCATCGCCTGTCACGACCGTGACGTCATCGAGCTGCCCAAGCTGCGGCGGCTCGATCTGGTCGACGGCCGCATCATCGGCTGA
- the truB gene encoding tRNA pseudouridine(55) synthase TruB, translating to MTSPGIPSNREVTARKSWRRVDGVLLLDKPGGMTSNAALQAARRLYSAAKAGHTGTLDPLASGLLPLCFGEATKFSADLLTADKSYECEFVFGVTTDTGDADGRILTRSPVGFSAGELELALQGFRGPIRQVPPMYSALKRAGRPLHELARQGIEVERTPREVSIHELRLRDFCGDRCRLLVRCSKGTYVRSLAMDLGAVLGCGAHLGALRRFAVGPLLIADAVSLDVLSAMSADERLACLLPADALLQSLPLVQLDEVGGERFLHGNCVGVRAALGRCRVYTGSRLLGLGEVDAAGSLQPRRVVGGLPGPALPEVSR from the coding sequence GTGACCAGTCCGGGCATCCCGAGCAATCGTGAAGTGACGGCAAGGAAGAGCTGGCGTCGCGTGGACGGCGTGTTGCTGCTCGACAAGCCGGGCGGCATGACTTCGAATGCGGCGCTGCAGGCCGCGCGCCGCCTTTATTCGGCGGCCAAGGCCGGACATACCGGGACCCTCGACCCGCTTGCCAGCGGCCTGTTGCCGTTGTGCTTCGGTGAAGCGACCAAGTTCTCGGCGGACCTGTTGACGGCCGACAAGAGCTACGAGTGCGAGTTCGTCTTCGGTGTCACGACCGACACCGGAGACGCCGATGGCCGCATCCTGACGCGGTCCCCGGTGGGCTTTTCCGCCGGCGAACTCGAGCTCGCCCTGCAGGGTTTTCGTGGCCCGATCCGTCAGGTGCCGCCGATGTACTCGGCCCTGAAGCGGGCGGGGCGGCCGCTGCATGAGCTGGCGCGGCAGGGGATCGAGGTCGAGCGCACGCCGCGCGAGGTCAGCATCCATGAACTGCGGCTGCGCGATTTCTGCGGCGATCGTTGTCGCCTGCTGGTCCGCTGCAGCAAGGGCACCTATGTGCGCAGCCTGGCGATGGACTTGGGCGCCGTTCTCGGCTGCGGGGCGCATCTCGGCGCGCTGCGCCGGTTCGCCGTCGGCCCGCTGCTGATCGCCGATGCCGTCTCCCTCGATGTGCTGTCGGCAATGAGCGCGGACGAACGCCTGGCGTGCCTGTTGCCTGCCGATGCCCTGTTGCAGAGCCTGCCCCTCGTCCAGCTCGACGAGGTCGGTGGCGAGCGCTTCCTGCACGGCAACTGTGTCGGCGTCAGGGCGGCGCTCGGCCGCTGCCGGGTCTACACCGGCAGCCGCCTGCTCGGTCTGGGAGAGGTCGACGCCGCCGGCAGCCTGCAGCCACGGCGTGTCGTCGGCGGGCTGCCGGGGCCCGCGCTGCCCGAAGTCAGTCGCTGA